Proteins from a genomic interval of Gordonia sp. SL306:
- a CDS encoding cytochrome c oxidase subunit 4: MKIEARIFELLTGFFFIAGIAYTICTAFSSKGVEWAGVTAMFFTGGLTLIAGTYFRFVARRVEIRPEDYEDAEIEDGAGELGFFSPHSWWPILLASGAAMFAIGFATGNFWFAIFAAVVIIGTAAGLVFEYHVGPEKH, from the coding sequence ATGAAAATCGAAGCCAGGATCTTCGAACTGCTGACCGGATTCTTCTTCATCGCCGGTATTGCCTACACGATCTGCACGGCCTTCTCCAGCAAGGGCGTGGAGTGGGCCGGTGTGACCGCGATGTTCTTCACCGGTGGTCTGACCCTGATCGCCGGGACGTACTTCAGGTTCGTCGCGCGCCGCGTCGAGATCCGTCCCGAGGACTATGAGGATGCCGAAATCGAGGACGGTGCAGGAGAACTCGGATTCTTCAGCCCGCACTCCTGGTGGCCGATCCTGCTTGCGTCCGGCGCCGCGATGTTCGCCATCGGATTCGCGACGGGCAACTTCTGGTTCGCCATCTTCGCTGCGGTCGTGATCATCGGCACCGCTGCCGGTCTCGTGTTCGAGTACCACGTCGGTCCCGAGAAGCACTGA
- a CDS encoding bifunctional phosphatase PAP2/diacylglycerol kinase family protein, with the protein MRSPRRSRQPSRSRWDSSGLRQITRGLGSLDAEIFETVARSDSPALDATMRPLSRAADHSTLWFAIAGGLALSGRPTAQRAAARGVATLAVTSLVTNQVAKRIRNRPRPTPTTVPLQRRGHRLPTSNSLPSGHSASAAAFALGTGIENGPTGLVLGGLAGLVGLSRVATGAHYPGDVLAGFGIGASIAVIGARLVPPITEHSVAVPPASRDLASPRPRGGGVVAVVNPSSGSGDGRRVIDTIRTELPDAEIVELGPDDDVEALLHDAAGRAEVLAVGGGDGTVAAAARVALDTGLPLAVFPGGTYNHFAKDLGVTTVADTVASLAAGDVMRVDVALLNDDHVILNTASIGAYPHFVRTRSRLQHRWSRPFATAVALTATLRRTRPVRIRVDGTVIETSLFLLGNSLYQPSGFAPSRRVRLDDGLLDVRILEVGHRFAGIRLLGSLVAGRLERSPLFHEMQVPEFSFSAVDGPVVVAHDGEVGESYQDATFRVAYRALPVYAPHRRD; encoded by the coding sequence ATGAGATCACCTCGACGATCACGACAACCATCCCGATCCCGCTGGGACTCTTCGGGTTTACGACAGATCACCCGAGGCCTCGGAAGCCTCGACGCAGAGATCTTCGAGACCGTCGCACGATCGGACTCCCCTGCTCTGGACGCCACGATGCGCCCGCTGTCGCGGGCGGCCGACCACTCCACACTGTGGTTCGCGATCGCAGGCGGGTTGGCGCTGAGCGGCCGCCCGACCGCTCAGCGTGCGGCCGCCCGCGGTGTCGCCACACTCGCGGTCACCAGCCTGGTCACCAATCAGGTCGCCAAGCGGATCCGCAACCGGCCGCGGCCGACACCGACCACTGTCCCCCTCCAGCGGCGCGGCCATCGGTTACCCACCTCGAACTCGCTGCCGTCCGGCCACTCCGCGAGTGCAGCCGCGTTCGCACTCGGGACAGGCATCGAGAACGGTCCCACGGGCCTCGTACTCGGCGGCCTCGCCGGCCTGGTGGGACTGTCGCGGGTGGCCACGGGTGCCCACTACCCCGGCGACGTCCTGGCCGGATTCGGAATCGGTGCATCCATCGCGGTCATCGGCGCCCGCCTCGTCCCACCCATCACCGAGCACAGCGTCGCCGTACCGCCCGCCAGTCGTGACCTCGCTTCCCCACGGCCTCGCGGTGGTGGTGTGGTGGCGGTGGTGAACCCGTCGTCGGGATCGGGTGACGGTCGGCGGGTCATCGACACGATACGCACCGAGCTCCCCGACGCGGAGATCGTCGAACTCGGCCCCGACGACGACGTCGAGGCCCTGCTCCATGACGCTGCCGGTCGCGCAGAGGTCCTCGCCGTCGGCGGGGGTGACGGTACCGTGGCCGCTGCCGCACGGGTCGCCCTGGACACCGGGTTGCCCCTCGCCGTCTTCCCGGGTGGCACCTACAACCACTTCGCCAAGGACCTCGGCGTCACGACGGTCGCGGACACCGTCGCTTCGCTCGCGGCGGGCGACGTCATGCGGGTCGATGTGGCACTGCTCAACGACGACCACGTCATCCTGAACACCGCTAGCATCGGGGCGTATCCGCATTTCGTGCGCACCCGCAGTCGACTGCAACACCGGTGGAGTCGCCCGTTCGCGACGGCAGTCGCCCTCACGGCGACATTGCGGCGGACACGTCCGGTGCGGATCCGCGTCGACGGCACGGTGATCGAGACGTCACTGTTCTTGCTGGGCAACTCGCTGTATCAGCCGTCCGGCTTCGCACCGTCGCGGCGGGTACGGCTCGACGACGGCCTTCTCGACGTCCGCATCCTCGAGGTCGGGCATCGATTCGCGGGCATCCGACTTCTCGGGTCGCTGGTGGCCGGCCGACTCGAGCGCTCCCCGCTCTTCCACGAGATGCAGGTGCCCGAGTTCTCGTTCTCAGCGGTTGACGGCCCGGTCGTCGTCGCCCACGACGGCGAGGTCGGTGAGTCGTACCAGGACGCCACCTTCCGGGTCGCGTACCGCGCCCTGCCCGTCTACGCTCCGCACCGACGCGACTGA
- the asnB gene encoding asparagine synthase (glutamine-hydrolyzing) has product MCGLLGLLTSDGSAADAVDLVSTASHCMRHRGPDEPGTWHDDDLVLGFNRLSIIDIEHSHQPLRWGPPEQPDRYAMVFNGEIYNYLEIREELRRDSDARFATEGDGEAIVAAFHHWGPDSVRRLRGMFAFAIWDTVEKSLFLARDPFGIKPMFIATGPGGTAFGSEKKSLLELIGRIGLGDELDPRAIEHYTVLQYVPEPETLHAAIRRLESGCHATLRAGQAPQVQRYFTPRFGVRPVTDATRQKRYDEIADVLSDSVAKHMRADVTVGSFLSGGIDSTAIAALAIRHNPDLITFTTGFERQGYSEVDVAVESAEAIGARHIVKLVSPREFIDAIPEIVWYLDDPVADPALVPLYFVAAEARKHVKVVLSGEGADELFGGYTIYKEPLSLGAFDRLPTALRRIAGRVSDRIPEGTRGKSLLHRGSLTLEERYYGNARSFDDARLRAVLRDYRPEWTHTDVTAPIYAMSEELDPVARMQHIDLFTWLRGDILVKADKMTMANSLELRVPFLDPEVFRIAETLPFDEKISHGTTKYALRQALEQIVPAHVLHRKKLGFPVPIRLWLAGTEMYDWAHETIEHSQTDHILNKEAVVAMLNEHRDGVVDNSRRLWTLLMFMVWHGIFVEKSIVPAITDHHYPVRL; this is encoded by the coding sequence GTGTGTGGTTTGCTCGGTCTGTTGACCTCGGACGGATCGGCGGCCGACGCCGTCGACCTGGTGTCCACCGCATCCCACTGCATGCGCCATCGCGGCCCCGACGAGCCGGGTACCTGGCACGACGACGATCTGGTGTTGGGGTTCAACCGGCTGTCGATCATCGACATCGAGCACTCGCACCAGCCGCTGCGGTGGGGTCCCCCGGAACAGCCGGATCGGTACGCGATGGTGTTCAACGGCGAGATCTACAACTACCTGGAGATCCGCGAGGAGTTGCGACGGGACTCCGACGCCCGCTTCGCCACCGAGGGCGACGGCGAGGCCATCGTCGCGGCATTCCACCACTGGGGGCCCGACTCGGTGCGCCGGTTGCGCGGGATGTTCGCGTTCGCCATCTGGGACACCGTCGAGAAGTCGTTGTTCCTGGCCCGCGACCCCTTCGGTATCAAGCCGATGTTCATCGCGACCGGACCGGGCGGCACCGCCTTCGGCAGTGAGAAGAAGAGCCTTCTCGAGCTGATCGGCCGGATCGGCCTCGGTGACGAACTCGACCCTCGCGCCATCGAGCACTACACGGTGCTGCAGTACGTTCCCGAGCCGGAGACCCTGCACGCCGCGATCCGCCGGTTGGAGTCCGGCTGCCACGCGACCCTGCGTGCCGGACAGGCCCCGCAGGTGCAGCGCTATTTCACACCCCGGTTCGGAGTGCGCCCGGTCACCGACGCCACCCGCCAGAAACGCTACGACGAGATCGCCGACGTGTTATCGGACTCCGTGGCCAAGCACATGCGTGCCGATGTCACGGTCGGATCGTTCCTGTCCGGCGGCATCGACTCGACGGCGATCGCCGCGCTGGCCATCCGGCACAATCCCGACCTCATCACCTTCACCACGGGCTTCGAGCGGCAGGGATATTCCGAGGTCGACGTCGCCGTCGAGTCGGCCGAGGCGATCGGCGCGCGGCACATCGTCAAGTTGGTGAGCCCGCGCGAGTTCATCGACGCGATCCCGGAGATCGTCTGGTACCTGGACGATCCGGTGGCCGATCCGGCGCTGGTCCCGCTCTACTTCGTGGCGGCCGAGGCCCGCAAGCACGTGAAGGTGGTGCTCTCCGGCGAGGGCGCCGACGAGCTGTTCGGTGGATACACCATCTACAAGGAGCCGCTGTCGCTTGGCGCCTTCGACCGGTTGCCGACCGCGTTGCGCCGCATCGCGGGACGGGTCTCCGACCGCATCCCCGAGGGCACGCGCGGCAAGAGCCTGCTGCATCGGGGGTCGTTGACGCTCGAGGAGCGCTACTACGGCAACGCGCGGAGCTTCGACGATGCGCGGTTGCGTGCCGTGCTGCGCGATTACCGGCCGGAGTGGACGCACACCGACGTCACCGCGCCGATTTATGCGATGTCCGAGGAGTTGGACCCCGTCGCCAGGATGCAGCACATCGACCTGTTCACCTGGCTGCGCGGCGACATCCTGGTCAAGGCCGACAAGATGACGATGGCCAACTCACTGGAACTACGCGTCCCGTTCCTCGACCCCGAGGTCTTCCGGATCGCGGAGACACTGCCGTTCGACGAGAAGATCTCGCATGGCACCACGAAGTATGCGCTGCGTCAGGCCCTCGAACAGATCGTCCCGGCCCACGTCCTGCACCGCAAGAAGCTCGGCTTCCCGGTTCCGATCCGACTTTGGCTGGCCGGCACCGAGATGTACGACTGGGCGCACGAGACGATCGAGCACTCACAGACCGATCACATCCTGAACAAGGAAGCGGTCGTCGCGATGCTCAACGAACACCGCGACGGTGTCGTCGACAACAGCCGACGACTGTGGACGCTGCTGATGTTCATGGTGTGGCACGGGATCTTCGTCGAGAAGTCGATCGTGCCCGCCATCACCGACCACCACTACCCCGTCCGGCTGTAG
- a CDS encoding cytochrome c oxidase subunit II, protein MKQIGAVVALGIGALLMSGCDARTAMRFGWPAGITPEAKKMGDLWTWSVIAALVMGIIVWGLIFWTITFHRHKAGKDEFPRQTAYNVPLELGYTAVPFVIIAVLFYFTVVVQNDVEKKTSDPKVIVDVTAFQWNWKFGYRDVTFTDGNTYNGFERAASPFELQTRNVRTEHGEEHPIQGPAGGRDDDIRDYLKFNKIETVGSSTEIPILVLPTGKRIEFEIASADVIHSFWVPEFLFKRDVMPFPKQNHSDSVFQIQSIDRTGAFVGRCAEMCGTYHSMMNFEVRAVSPQKFDSYIRYREQNPTATNAQALESICEVPKSVTTVPFNTRRATNGDTPKELGDASNTSLQGCTVGANG, encoded by the coding sequence ATCAAGCAGATCGGGGCAGTCGTCGCACTCGGTATCGGTGCGCTGCTCATGTCGGGCTGTGATGCCCGAACCGCGATGCGATTCGGATGGCCGGCGGGTATCACCCCCGAGGCCAAGAAGATGGGCGATCTGTGGACCTGGTCGGTCATCGCCGCGCTCGTCATGGGCATCATCGTCTGGGGCCTGATCTTCTGGACCATCACCTTCCACCGGCACAAGGCCGGCAAGGACGAGTTCCCCCGTCAGACGGCCTACAACGTGCCGCTCGAGCTCGGCTACACGGCCGTTCCGTTCGTCATCATCGCGGTGCTGTTCTACTTCACCGTCGTCGTCCAGAACGATGTCGAGAAGAAGACTTCCGATCCCAAGGTCATCGTCGATGTGACGGCGTTCCAGTGGAACTGGAAGTTCGGCTATCGCGACGTCACCTTCACCGACGGCAACACGTACAACGGTTTCGAACGCGCGGCTAGCCCCTTCGAACTGCAGACCCGCAACGTGCGGACCGAGCACGGTGAAGAGCATCCGATCCAGGGACCGGCGGGTGGTCGCGACGACGACATCCGCGACTACCTGAAGTTCAACAAGATCGAGACCGTCGGTTCGTCGACGGAGATCCCGATCCTGGTCCTGCCGACAGGCAAGCGCATCGAGTTCGAGATCGCATCGGCCGACGTCATCCACTCGTTCTGGGTGCCGGAGTTCCTGTTCAAACGGGACGTCATGCCGTTCCCCAAGCAGAACCACAGCGACAGCGTCTTCCAGATCCAGAGCATCGATCGCACCGGCGCGTTCGTGGGTCGTTGCGCGGAGATGTGCGGTACCTATCACTCGATGATGAACTTCGAGGTCCGCGCGGTCAGTCCGCAGAAGTTCGACTCCTACATCCGCTACCGCGAGCAGAATCCGACCGCGACCAACGCTCAGGCCCTCGAGTCGATCTGCGAGGTGCCCAAGTCGGTCACGACCGTTCCGTTCAACACGCGTCGCGCGACCAACGGGGACACCCCGAAGGAGCTCGGTGACGCCTCCAACACGTCCCTGCAGGGCTGCACAGTGGGAGCCAACGGATGA
- a CDS encoding carbohydrate kinase family protein: MAIVVCGSIATDHLMTFPGKFSEQLLGDHLEHISLSFLVEDLVVRRGGVGGNICYAMGELGGSPALVGAVGADFDDYRRWLESHGVDCRAVRVSDTKHTARFMCTTDQTMAQLATFYAGAMSEAREIALSDVVEQVGTPELVLVGADDPDAMVRHTDECRTLGIPFAADPSQQLARLDGEQARALIDGAAYLFTNEYEWGLLRQKTGLSEAQVAGMVGVRVTTLGKDGVEIVDKDGARTHVGVVPETEKVDPTGVGDGFRAGFLTALGKGLDFERAAQVGSMVAVLVLETVSTQDWTWDRDLALKRLADAYGDAASAEIAAHL, translated from the coding sequence GTGGCAATCGTTGTCTGTGGCTCCATCGCAACCGACCATCTGATGACCTTCCCCGGGAAGTTCTCCGAGCAGCTGCTCGGAGACCATCTCGAGCACATCTCGCTGAGCTTCCTCGTCGAGGATCTGGTCGTCCGGCGCGGCGGCGTCGGCGGCAACATCTGTTATGCGATGGGTGAGCTGGGTGGCAGTCCGGCGCTGGTCGGCGCGGTCGGCGCCGACTTCGACGACTATCGCCGCTGGCTCGAGTCGCACGGGGTCGACTGTCGTGCGGTCCGGGTCTCGGACACCAAGCACACCGCGCGGTTCATGTGCACCACAGATCAGACGATGGCGCAGCTGGCGACGTTCTACGCGGGCGCCATGAGTGAGGCGCGCGAGATCGCCCTGTCGGACGTGGTGGAGCAGGTCGGCACCCCGGAGTTGGTCCTGGTCGGGGCGGACGATCCGGACGCGATGGTGCGGCACACCGATGAATGCCGGACGCTGGGCATCCCGTTCGCGGCGGATCCGTCGCAGCAACTCGCACGGCTCGACGGCGAGCAGGCCCGCGCTCTCATCGACGGCGCCGCGTATCTGTTCACCAACGAATACGAATGGGGTCTGCTGCGTCAGAAGACCGGTCTCTCGGAGGCCCAGGTCGCGGGCATGGTGGGGGTCCGGGTCACCACGCTCGGCAAGGACGGCGTCGAGATCGTCGACAAGGATGGCGCTCGGACCCACGTCGGCGTGGTACCGGAGACCGAGAAGGTCGACCCGACCGGCGTCGGCGACGGCTTCCGGGCCGGCTTCCTGACCGCACTCGGCAAGGGACTCGACTTCGAGCGCGCCGCACAGGTCGGGTCGATGGTCGCCGTACTCGTGCTCGAGACGGTCTCCACCCAGGACTGGACGTGGGATCGCGACCTCGCCCTCAAACGACTTGCCGACGCCTACGGCGATGCGGCATCTGCGGAGATCGCGGCGCACCTCTAG